One genomic region from Clostridia bacterium encodes:
- the topA gene encoding type I DNA topoisomerase has product MKLVIIEGEGKRETINKYLKGIDSSYNVIATKGHVRDLPEHVLAVNIKNNFEPRYEIIPNKKDVIKQLKEKAQKAEQILLATDPDREGEAISWHLSHILDIPPDSPCRIVFNEISKHAVENAIKNPRAIDLNLVDAQQARRVLDRLVGYKLSPIISKKIRSKLSAGRVQSVTLKMVVDREREINSFVPKEYWFLKALLEKDKVAFLAKLNSYNGKKIEINNQSEIDEILKNLQGAQYRVTKIKKSVTKSHAPAPYTTSTMQQDALNKLGMSLKVASASAQNLYEGVELGAEGKVALVTYIRTDSTRISPEAQKMAEDYIKSKFGAEYYPETPNRYKSKKGIQDAHEAIRPISLERTPESVKDYLNKNLYRLYKMIYERFLASQMAQAQYDTINAEISANDYVFNANGRTLKFRGFLAAYGIDAEDVKEKQKEQAENEDDDENIDNILPPLSEGDNLTLRELKPEQKFTKPPARYTEASLVKAMEENGIGRPATYTPTITILFTKEYVEREGKSIKPTELGFQVTDMLVRYFPDIMNVEFTANMENMLDDIEDGGKIWQEVIKDFYYGGFEQEVNAALNDSFSLKVPDEQSDIKCEFCGVNMVIRQGKYGKFLACPNYPKCKNTKNLDGSSIEQAAATGEKCEKCGGDMVIKMGKFGKFLGCSNYPKCRNIKPLLDGSNDYGTCPQCSKPLVKRRSRRGEFFACSGYPDCHFISSDPLNNEKCPVCGSYTVLKHYKSGDVIKCGSKECGYSHPIENQNSQDQNQNTNT; this is encoded by the coding sequence TTGAAACTTGTTATTATTGAGGGTGAAGGCAAACGCGAAACCATTAATAAATATCTAAAGGGGATAGATTCGTCTTACAATGTTATAGCAACTAAAGGACATGTTAGGGATTTGCCCGAACATGTTTTGGCTGTCAATATAAAAAACAATTTTGAACCAAGGTACGAAATTATTCCCAACAAAAAAGATGTTATCAAGCAGCTCAAAGAAAAGGCGCAAAAAGCCGAACAGATTTTGCTTGCAACCGACCCTGATAGAGAAGGCGAAGCAATATCATGGCATTTGTCCCACATCTTAGATATACCGCCTGATTCACCCTGCAGAATAGTTTTCAACGAAATTTCAAAACACGCAGTAGAAAATGCGATAAAAAATCCAAGAGCTATTGACCTTAATCTTGTTGACGCACAGCAAGCAAGAAGAGTGTTGGATAGATTGGTGGGTTACAAGCTGTCTCCGATTATTAGCAAAAAAATCAGAAGCAAATTATCTGCTGGACGTGTTCAATCAGTCACTTTAAAGATGGTGGTTGACAGAGAAAGAGAAATTAACTCTTTTGTTCCTAAAGAATACTGGTTTTTAAAAGCGCTGCTAGAAAAAGACAAAGTTGCTTTTTTGGCAAAACTTAATTCATATAACGGCAAAAAGATTGAAATCAATAATCAGTCCGAAATAGATGAGATACTCAAAAATTTGCAGGGCGCTCAGTATCGCGTAACCAAAATCAAAAAATCAGTTACAAAATCACATGCTCCTGCCCCTTATACTACAAGCACTATGCAGCAAGACGCATTAAACAAGCTTGGCATGTCATTAAAAGTAGCTTCAGCTAGTGCGCAAAACCTTTATGAAGGGGTTGAACTTGGTGCGGAAGGCAAAGTTGCGCTTGTAACATATATCAGAACAGACTCGACGCGTATTTCTCCCGAAGCTCAAAAAATGGCAGAGGATTACATCAAAAGCAAATTTGGCGCTGAATATTATCCCGAAACACCTAACAGATATAAATCCAAAAAAGGCATTCAGGACGCTCACGAAGCGATAAGACCTATATCTTTAGAGCGCACACCCGAATCTGTCAAAGATTATCTTAATAAAAATCTTTATAGATTATATAAGATGATATACGAGAGATTTTTGGCAAGCCAGATGGCGCAGGCTCAATACGATACAATCAATGCCGAAATTAGTGCCAATGACTATGTTTTTAATGCCAATGGAAGAACGCTTAAATTTAGAGGTTTTTTGGCTGCATACGGCATAGATGCCGAAGATGTCAAAGAAAAGCAAAAAGAACAAGCTGAAAATGAAGATGATGACGAAAATATAGATAACATCTTGCCTCCTCTTAGCGAAGGCGATAATTTGACGCTAAGAGAGTTAAAACCTGAGCAAAAATTCACTAAGCCGCCCGCAAGATATACCGAAGCGTCTTTGGTAAAAGCCATGGAAGAAAACGGCATAGGAAGACCGGCAACATATACTCCAACTATTACTATTTTGTTTACAAAGGAATATGTTGAAAGAGAAGGCAAAAGTATAAAGCCTACCGAACTTGGTTTCCAAGTTACCGATATGCTGGTCAGGTATTTCCCCGACATTATGAATGTGGAATTTACCGCCAATATGGAAAATATGCTTGATGATATCGAAGACGGCGGAAAAATCTGGCAAGAAGTTATAAAAGATTTTTATTATGGCGGATTTGAACAAGAAGTCAATGCCGCACTCAACGACAGCTTTTCACTAAAGGTTCCTGATGAGCAGAGCGATATAAAATGTGAATTCTGCGGCGTTAATATGGTAATAAGACAAGGCAAATACGGAAAATTTTTGGCTTGTCCCAATTATCCCAAATGTAAAAATACCAAGAATCTAGATGGTTCTAGCATAGAACAAGCTGCTGCCACGGGTGAAAAATGCGAAAAATGCGGCGGCGATATGGTTATAAAAATGGGCAAGTTTGGCAAATTTTTGGGTTGTTCCAACTATCCGAAGTGCCGTAACATCAAGCCTCTTTTGGACGGAAGCAATGATTATGGAACATGTCCTCAATGTTCAAAACCTCTAGTAAAAAGGCGTTCACGCCGCGGAGAATTTTTTGCTTGCAGCGGCTATCCTGATTGTCATTTTATCTCATCAGATCCGCTCAATAATGAAAAATGCCCTGTTTGCGGCTCTTATACTGTGCTAAAACATTACAAAAGCGGAGATGTGATAAAGTGCGGTTCCAAAGAATGCGGATATTCTCATCCCATTGAAAATCAGAATTCTCAAGATCAAAATCAAAATACCAACACATAA
- the trmFO gene encoding methylenetetrahydrofolate--tRNA-(uracil(54)-C(5))-methyltransferase (FADH(2)-oxidizing) TrmFO codes for MKKGSKVKIIGGGLAGSESAYQLAKRGVEVVLVDIKPKAFTPAHHNPNFAELVCSNSLKAKGHATSSGLLKEELLELDSLIIKTAYDTSVAAGGALAVEREAFSQKITDTIKSMPNINIVCEEYKEIDINAPTIIATGPLTTGDLANSLKNLTDGEHLYFFDSAAPIVTAESIDYDNAFWGSRYQKGGDDYLNCPMNKEQYELFWNELVNSACVELKGFEGKEVFEGCMPIEVMAKRGIDTLRFGPLKPVGLKDKDGNRPYAVVQLRAENNEKTLFNLVGFQTNLKFGEQKRVFSLIPALKNAEFVRYGVMHRNTYINAPKCLNKFFQLKKYPNIFIAGQLSGVEGYVESTASGLIAAINMYKYINDQSMTEVPKYSMIGALIDYITTERKDFQPMNANFGIMPPLDTRFKNKQERYEQYSIRALDEIKRYKLSIL; via the coding sequence TTGAAAAAAGGTTCAAAAGTTAAGATAATAGGGGGCGGACTTGCAGGCAGTGAGTCCGCCTATCAATTAGCAAAACGCGGTGTTGAAGTAGTGCTTGTGGATATCAAGCCCAAGGCATTTACGCCTGCTCATCACAATCCCAATTTTGCCGAATTAGTCTGCAGCAATTCGTTAAAAGCAAAAGGTCATGCAACTTCTTCTGGACTACTAAAAGAGGAATTATTAGAGCTTGATTCGCTTATAATTAAAACTGCGTATGATACAAGCGTGGCTGCGGGCGGTGCATTGGCTGTGGAAAGAGAGGCTTTTTCACAAAAAATTACAGACACTATAAAATCAATGCCCAATATTAATATTGTCTGTGAGGAATATAAAGAAATAGATATCAACGCCCCGACAATTATAGCGACAGGTCCGCTTACTACAGGTGATTTGGCTAATAGTCTAAAAAATCTGACAGACGGCGAGCATCTTTATTTTTTTGATTCAGCCGCACCCATAGTAACTGCTGAGAGCATAGACTATGACAATGCGTTTTGGGGCAGCAGATACCAAAAAGGCGGAGATGACTATCTCAACTGCCCTATGAATAAAGAGCAGTACGAGCTTTTTTGGAATGAGCTGGTTAATTCAGCTTGTGTTGAATTAAAAGGCTTTGAGGGAAAAGAAGTTTTTGAAGGCTGTATGCCCATAGAAGTTATGGCAAAACGCGGCATTGATACATTGAGATTTGGACCTTTAAAACCTGTAGGACTTAAAGACAAAGATGGCAATCGTCCTTATGCTGTTGTTCAGTTAAGAGCAGAAAATAACGAAAAGACATTGTTTAACCTTGTAGGATTTCAGACCAATCTCAAGTTCGGTGAACAAAAAAGGGTATTTTCTTTGATCCCCGCTTTGAAAAATGCGGAGTTTGTAAGATATGGAGTAATGCACCGCAACACTTATATAAATGCGCCCAAATGTCTTAATAAATTTTTTCAATTAAAAAAATATCCCAATATCTTTATAGCAGGGCAGTTAAGCGGTGTGGAAGGCTATGTCGAAAGTACGGCTTCTGGTCTTATTGCTGCTATTAATATGTATAAATATATTAACGACCAAAGTATGACAGAAGTACCCAAATACTCTATGATAGGCGCGCTTATAGATTATATAACTACGGAAAGAAAAGATTTTCAGCCAATGAACGCTAATTTTGGAATAATGCCGCCTTTGGACACAAGGTTCAAAAACAAGCAAGAGAGATATGAGCAGTATTCTATAAGGGCGTTAGACGAAATAAAAAGATATAAATTATCAATATTGTGA
- the hslV gene encoding ATP-dependent protease subunit HslV yields the protein MDALKGTTIVAVRKDGKTAIAGDGQVTSGQSVVLKNNAVKVRRLYDDKVVIGFAGTVADAFTLSDKFEEMLQKYSGNLMRSAVELAKLWRSDKVLRKLEAMMIVADANNLFIVSGMGDVIDPEDGVCAIGSGGNYALAAARALVKNTNLSAKEIALKSIEIAGDICVFTNKNITVEEV from the coding sequence ATGGATGCATTAAAGGGAACGACCATAGTAGCTGTTAGAAAAGACGGTAAAACCGCTATTGCAGGCGATGGTCAAGTTACAAGCGGACAAAGCGTAGTACTGAAGAACAATGCCGTTAAGGTAAGAAGATTATATGATGATAAGGTTGTAATAGGTTTTGCAGGTACGGTTGCAGATGCATTTACTTTGTCAGACAAGTTTGAAGAAATGCTTCAAAAATACAGCGGCAACCTCATGAGAAGTGCCGTAGAACTTGCAAAATTGTGGCGTAGCGACAAGGTGCTAAGAAAACTTGAAGCAATGATGATTGTGGCAGACGCAAACAATCTTTTTATTGTAAGCGGTATGGGAGATGTCATAGATCCTGAAGATGGTGTTTGTGCGATAGGTTCTGGCGGTAATTATGCATTGGCGGCAGCAAGAGCATTGGTAAAGAATACCAATTTGAGTGCAAAAGAAATAGCGCTGAAATCCATTGAAATAGCAGGCGACATCTGCGTATTTACCAACAAGAATATTACAGTGGAGGAAGTCTAA